Part of the bacterium genome is shown below.
CCGCGGTCGTCGGCTCGTTCGAGACCTCGCCGGCCAGGCCGATCGCGTAGCGCGCGGCGATCTCCGGCGCGCGGAGTCGCGCGATCAGCGGGAGCGGTGCGACCCGGTAGAGCGTCACCCGAAGCTTCGGTTCCGGCTCGCCCAGGAACGAGTCGAAACGAACGAAGCCGATGCTCGCCTCGAGGAAATCCGGTGCCTCGATCCGATACTCGGTCGAGGTCTGCAGCTCGGCGTGGGCGCCGGAGCCCGCGATCACCGTGAGCGAAGGCGCTGCGCCGGGAACCGCGGAAGGGATCGCACCGAGGACGTGAACGTGTCCCGCTACGTAGGCGTGTACCGGGATCCCGGCGTCCCGCGCGGCGTTCCGGACCATGCCCGAGAGCTGGGGGTGGCCCGTGATCGGCGGACGGTGTCCGACGATCACGCGGAACGGGCCCCGTGCCCGCCGGAGCGCGTCCGCGAGGGCTGCGGTCTCGGCGTCGCCCCAGGGCGACTCGGAGACGACGAAGATCAGGCTCAGACCGCCCGGCAGCTCGCGAACCGCCGGGGCGTCCGTCGTCGGCACCTCCCAGTTCGTGAGGAGCTGCGGAACGCGCGTTCGCTGGAGGTCCGGACTCTCCGCGGCCCGTACGTCGTGGTTGCCGATCACGGCGTAGAGCGGCGGCGGGTCGGGGGGCGGCTCGCACGCTCCGCCGAGCGCCGATTGGAGCTCGGGTGAGGGACGCACGAACGCGCAGTAGGGAAGGGCCACGTTCTCGACGACCCGCGGCAGGACCTCTTCCTCGGTCAAGCCGTCGGGATAGAAGTTGTCGCCGAGAAGGACGAAGGCGTCGGTGGGGAAAGCCTCGTGGACGCGTGCGAGCGCGTGACCAACGGCGAGCTGGGGCTCGAACAGGAACGGCAGAGCGCCCCAGGGTTCGCCCGTATCGCCGACCGCGAGAAAGGACCCGTTCGGATGCGGACGCGGAGCCGGATCGGAGGGCGAGCAAGCGCCGAGGGCCGCGAACGCGGCGGACGCGGCGAGCACGAGTCGGATCGTCGACCGCGAAGTCGACCGGGAGAGGGAAGCGAACACCGTCGCGTCGAGCCTTCGGGGAGTTCGGGGGCAGCGTTGGCGAGTCTAGCCGATCGACGGGGTCCAGCGTCGGGGGAGCGGCGACGCACCCGCTCGAGCCAAAAGTGCGGGCGCTTCGCGTGATAGGCTCTCCAAATGGCGATTCCTCGAGGCGGACGACGGATGCGGATCGGCGCGTTCCTCTCGGGAACCGGTGGGAACATGGGTTCCTGGCGTCATCCGGACGCGGTCCTCGACGGCGCGATCAACTACGACCACTACGTGTCGATGACCCGGCGCGCGGAGGCGGCGAAGCTCGACTTCGTGTTCTTCGGGGACGGGCTCTACATCTCCGAGAAGTCCCACCCGAATTTCCTGACACGCTTCGAGCCTCTGACGCTCCTCGCCGCGCTCGCGCCGGTGACGTCGCATATCGGACTCGTCGCGACGCTCTCGACCACCTACAGCGAGCCCTTCAACGTCGCCCGTCAGTTCGGGACGATCGATCTCCTCTCGAAGGGGCGCGCGGGCTGGAACATCGTGACGTCGCCCCTCGAAGGGACCGCCGCGAACTACGGGCGCTCGGACCACCCGGACCACGATCTCCGCTACCGGATGGCGAACGAGTTCGTGGACGTGACCGAGGGGCTGTGGCGGTCGTGGGAGGAGGGGGCCTTCGTCCGCGACCGCGAGAGCGGTCGATTCATCGACGCGTCGAAGATGCACGCGCTCGACCACCGCGGCGAGTTCTACTCCGTCGCCGGTCCGCTCAACCTGACGCGCTCGGCGCAGGGGCAGCCGATCCTCTTCCAGGCCGGGGCCTCGGAAGCCGGTCGGAGCTTCGCGGCGGCGCGGGCCGACGCGATCTTCAGCGTGTCGCCGACCGTCGAGACGGCCAAGCAGTTTCGCGCCGACATCCGGGCACGCGCTGCGAAAAATGGGCGCCCTCCGGAGTCGGTGCTGATCCTGAACGACGTCGGCCCCGTCGTCGGCCGGACGACGGCGGAGGCCGAGGAGAAGTTCCGCGCAATCGGCGAGCTCGTGGACGTGGACACGGCCCTCGCCTACCTGGGGCGCTTCTTCCAGGACATCGACTGGTCGGGATACGACCTCGACGCGCCCTTCCCGGACCTCGGCGATACCGGCCACGGCGGTTGGCAGAGCGCCTCCGACGGGATCAAGAAGCGCGCCGAGAAGGAAGGCATGACGCTTCGCGAGGTCGCCCTCGCGACGACGACGCCCCGCCATCCCTTCATCGGGACCGCCGTCGAGATCGCCGACACGATGCAGGCCTGGTTCGAGGCCGACGCGGTCGACGGTTTCATGCTCGACTGCCCGGTCCTGCCGACCGGCCTCGACGAGTTCGCCGACGAGGTCGTCCCGATCCTGGTCGAGCGGGGGCTCTTTCGCCGCGACTACGAGACGGACACCCTACGCGGGAACCTCGGGCTGGCCTAGAGCCCGGGGCGGCCTCGACCGGGCTGCGTTCGTGCCTCCGGGCGGCTCCGATTTCGGGCGCCCTGGCCGGAAGTTGCGGCGGGCGGGGGAGACTCGGCACACTCCAGCGTGAACCTGCCCGAGCGCCCGGATCTGCGATCCGCGAGGAGCCCCCCATCTATGGCCGCCGAAGCAACTCTCGACAACGATGTCCGGCCGGACGCCCAGCCGACGCCGGATCCCGCCGCGATGCGTGAATTCGCCGCGAAGCTCGACCGCGCGAACATGAAGAAGATCGGGGCGCTCCACTTCGCCATGGTCATGGGGGCGCTCACGCTATGGGGCGCGGCGGAAGCCTGGGCGCAGACGACGGGCTGGGTGATCGCCGGCGTCGCCGCGGTCGC
Proteins encoded:
- a CDS encoding metallophosphoesterase; the protein is MLAASAAFAALGACSPSDPAPRPHPNGSFLAVGDTGEPWGALPFLFEPQLAVGHALARVHEAFPTDAFVLLGDNFYPDGLTEEEVLPRVVENVALPYCAFVRPSPELQSALGGACEPPPDPPPLYAVIGNHDVRAAESPDLQRTRVPQLLTNWEVPTTDAPAVRELPGGLSLIFVVSESPWGDAETAALADALRRARGPFRVIVGHRPPITGHPQLSGMVRNAARDAGIPVHAYVAGHVHVLGAIPSAVPGAAPSLTVIAGSGAHAELQTSTEYRIEAPDFLEASIGFVRFDSFLGEPEPKLRVTLYRVAPLPLIARLRAPEIAARYAIGLAGEVSNEPTTAD
- a CDS encoding LLM class flavin-dependent oxidoreductase encodes the protein MAIPRGGRRMRIGAFLSGTGGNMGSWRHPDAVLDGAINYDHYVSMTRRAEAAKLDFVFFGDGLYISEKSHPNFLTRFEPLTLLAALAPVTSHIGLVATLSTTYSEPFNVARQFGTIDLLSKGRAGWNIVTSPLEGTAANYGRSDHPDHDLRYRMANEFVDVTEGLWRSWEEGAFVRDRESGRFIDASKMHALDHRGEFYSVAGPLNLTRSAQGQPILFQAGASEAGRSFAAARADAIFSVSPTVETAKQFRADIRARAAKNGRPPESVLILNDVGPVVGRTTAEAEEKFRAIGELVDVDTALAYLGRFFQDIDWSGYDLDAPFPDLGDTGHGGWQSASDGIKKRAEKEGMTLREVALATTTPRHPFIGTAVEIADTMQAWFEADAVDGFMLDCPVLPTGLDEFADEVVPILVERGLFRRDYETDTLRGNLGLA